A genomic region of Podarcis raffonei isolate rPodRaf1 chromosome 13, rPodRaf1.pri, whole genome shotgun sequence contains the following coding sequences:
- the LOC128398771 gene encoding serine protease 27-like has protein sequence MRSLCCSQLLLLLLLLRGAENTAAQKACGRPIVHSPRIVGGQKAEEGEWPWQVSIRENRLHVCGGSLISPQWVLTAAHCFEGSLNPFRYRIHLGEYELPKPAHTMVPAAVSQIIVHPYYAGDGLSADIALVRLEEPVNFSRTILPICLPNASDPDAFPVGMSCWVTGWGDLYPEAPFLTRILQELEVPILDVDKCDQMYHNDSSSDTDTVPKGYKLIYDDMICAGYPEGKKDSCQGDSGGPLSCKLNDTWFLAGVVSFGLGCSQPNRPGVHTRVTSYMDWIQRTMEKNTSSSGGSRLSSANSALLLTLLLLGPFALLRHCCSTTSWRCN, from the exons gtGCTGAAAACACTGCAGCTCAAAAAG CCTGTGGCCGACCCATAGTACACTCCCCTCGGATCGTTGGGGGGCAGAAGGCTGAGGAAGGTGAATGGCCATGGCAGGTCAGCATACGAGAAAACAGGCTACATGTGTGTGGTGGAAGCCTCATCTCACCCCAGTGGGTGTTGACAGCTGCTCATTGTTTTGAAGG GTCGCTGAATCCATTTCGGTACCGAATTCACCTGGGAGAATATGAGCTCCCCAAACCAGCACACACCATGGTCCCAGCTGCTGTCAGCCAGATCATAGTGCACCCGTATTATGCTGGAGATGGGCTCAGCGCTGACATTGCACTGGTACGGCTGGAGGAGCCGGTGAATTTCTCTCGGACCATTTTGCCCATCTGCCTGCCCAATGCTTCAGACCCTGATGCTTTCCCTGTGGGGATGTCGTGCTGGGTCACTGGCTGGGGTGACCTCTACCCAGAAG CCCCCTTCCTCACTCGGATCCTGCAGGAGCTGGAGGTGCCAATCCTAGACGTTGACAAGTGTGACCAAATGTACCACAATGACTCCAGTTCTGACACTGACACTGTGCCAAAGGGCTACAAGCTGATCTATGATGATATGATCTGCGCTGGGTAcccagaaggaaagaaggactcTTGCCAG GGTGACTCTGGGGGGCCTCTGTCCTGCAAGCTGAATGACACTTGGTTCCTGGCTGGAGTGGTGAGCTTTGGGTTGGGTTGTTCGCAGCCCAACCGTCCTGGAGTCCACACCCGGGTCACCTCCTACATGGACTGGATTCAACGCACCATGGAAAAGAACACCTCCTCCAGTGGTGGTTCCCGTCTCTCAAGTGCCAACTCTGCTCTCCTCTTGACTCTCCTTCTCCTGGGCCCTTTTGCCCTGCTGAGGCACTGCTGTTCCACTACCAGCTGGAGGTGCAATTAA
- the LOC128398774 gene encoding olfactory receptor 10AG1-like has product MDAEQARRWKNQSTVKEFMLLGYQGHPVLLFSAFLAIYLAILLGNGLIVVVTTLDPALHTPMYFFLRSLSGLEICYTSVTLPKMMANLILGDLSISLIACAAQMFFMLFLGATECLLLVAMAYDRYLAICQPLHYMTIMSHKVRVGMVVSSFAISLVVHLLQIGFVFSLPFCGPNEIDHFFCDIPPIFRLACADLYANELAVYAENILMVVLPFSLIVASYAHITRNILRMPSGTGRQKAFSTCSSHLIVVSLFYGSGMLVYLHPQTEDSLKVDKFLSLFYTVIVPLCNPLIYTLRNREVKVALTKLLCKKRAFEVGTG; this is encoded by the coding sequence ATGGATGCTGAGCAGGCCAGACGCTGGAAGAACCAAAGCACAGTGAAGGAATTCATGTTGCTGGGATACCAAGGACATCCTGTCCTCCTTTTTTCTGCCTTCCTGGCCATCTACCTGGCCATATTACTGGGCAATGGCCTTATTGTGGTGGTGACAACGCTGGACCCTGCTCTCCAtacccccatgtacttcttctTGCGCAGCCTCTCAGGGTTGGAGATCTGCTACACTTCAGTCACCCTTCCTAAAATGATGGCCAATCTTATCTTAGGGGACCTCTCTATCTCACTGATAGCCTGCGCTGCACAAATGTTCTTTATGCTCTTCCTGGGTGCCACAGAATGCCTCCTGCTAGTGGCCATGGCCTACGACCGCTATCTTGCCATCTGCCAGCCTCTCCATTACATGACCATCATGAGCCACAAGGTGCGGGTGGGGATGGTGGTCAGTTCCTTTGCCATCAGCCTTGTGGTGCACTTGTTGCAAATTGGGTTTGTCTTCTCCTTGCCTTTTTGTGGGCCCAATGAGATTGACCACTTCTTCTGCGACATCCCACCCATATTTCGCCTGGCATGTGCCGACCTGTATGCCAACGAGTTGGCTGTGTATGCAGAGAACATCCTCATGGTGGTGCTCCCCTTTTCCCTCATAGTGGCCTCCTATGCCCACATCACCAGAAACATCCTGCGCATGCCATCAGGCACAGGACGCCAGAAGGCCTTCTCCACTTGCTCGTCCCACCTGATTGTGGTCAGTCTCTTCTATGGCTCAGGGATGCTTGTGTACTTGCACCCACAGACAGAGGATTCCCTCAAAGTTGACAAGTTCCTTTCTCTTTTCTACACAGTCATTGTCCCCCTTTGCAATCCCCTCATCTACACTCTCAGGAACAGGGAAGTGAAGGTTGCCCTCACAAAACTGTTGTGTAAGAAAAGAGCTTTTGAGGTGGGCACAGGGTAA
- the LOC128398772 gene encoding olfactory receptor 10AG1-like has translation MDADLARHWGNQSAVTEFVLLGYHKYPALLFFTFLTVYLTILLGNGLIMAVTTWDPALQTPMYFFLRSLSGLELCYTSVTLPKMMASLATGQRSISIPACASQMFFLLFLGGTECFLLAAMAYDRYLAICLPLRYMTIMSHKVRVGLVIGSFALSLPMQLVQIGLIFSLPFCGSNEMDHFFCDIPPVLSLACADLYANELTSYIEDVVFVVGPFVVILASYVYITRAILRMPSATGRQKAFSTCSSHVTVVCLFYGSATLVYFLPKTPDSVKIDKFLSLFYTVIIPLCNPLIYTLRNREVQAALQRIFNSKWQFKVGMEIG, from the coding sequence ATGGATGCTGACCTGGCCAGACACTGGGGGAACCAGAGCGCTGTGACTGAGTTTGTCTTGCTGGGATACCATAAGTACCCTGCCCTCCTCTTCTTCACCTTCCTGACTGTCTATCTGACTATCCTACTAGGCAACGGTCTGATCATGGCAGTGACAACATGGGACCCTGCCCTTCAAACTccaatgtacttttttctgagaAGCTTATCGGGGCTAGAGTTGTGTTACACCTCTGTCACTCTTCCCAAGATGATGGCCAGTCTGGCCACTGGGCAGCGCTCCATTTCCATTCCAGCCTGCGCCTCACAGATGTTTTTCCTGCTTTTTCTGGGTGGGACTGAGTGCTTCCTACTGGCAGCCATGGCCTATGACCGCTATCTTGCCATTTGCCTGCCTCTCCGCTACATGACAATCATGAGCCATAAAGTCCGGGTGGGGCTGGTGATTGGCTCATTTGCCCTCAGTCTCCCAATGCAACTGGTGCAAATTGGACTCATCTTCTCCCTGCCTTTCTGTGGTTCCAATGAGATGGACCACTTCTTCTGCGACATCCCACCAGTACTCAGTCTGGCATGTGCGGATCTCTATGCCAATGAGTTGACGAGCTATATTGAGGATGTGGTCTTTGTTGTGGGACCATTTGTAGTCATCCTGGCTTCCTATGTGTACATCACCAGGGCTATACTGCGCATGCCATCAGCCACAGGACGCCagaaggccttttccacctgttCATCTCACGTAACAGTGGTCTGTCTCTTCTATGGCTCTGCAACACTTGTGTACTTCCTCCCCAAGACCCCTGACTCTGTGAAGATCGACAAGTTCCTCTCTCTTTTCTACACGGTCATCATTCCCCTTTGCAACCCTCTCATCTACACTCTGAGGAACAGGGAGGTGCAGGCTGCCCTCCAAAGGATCTTTAACAGCAAGTGGCAGTTCAAAGTAGGCATGGAGATCGGCTGA
- the LOC128398773 gene encoding olfactory receptor 10AG1-like yields the protein MPHLPLQMDAEQARRWKNQSTVKEFMLLGYQGHPVLLFSAFLAIYLAILLGNGLIVVVTTLDPALHTPMYFFLRSLSGLEICYTSVTLPKMMANLILGDLSISLIACAAQMFFMLFLGVTECLLLVAMAYDRYLAICQPLHYMTIMSHKVRVGMVVSSFAISLVVHLLQIGFVFSLPFCGPNEIDHFFCDIPPIFRLACADLYANELAVYAENILVVVLPFFLIVTSYAHITRTILRMPSGTGRQKAFSTCSSHLIVVSLFYGSGMLVYLHPQTEDSLKVDKFLSLFYTVIIPLCNPLIYTLRNREVKVALTKLLCRKRAFEVGTG from the coding sequence ATGCCTCACTTGCCTCTGCAGATGGATGCTGAGCAGGCCAGACGCTGGAAGAACCAAAGCACAGTGAAGGAATTCATGTTGCTGGGATACCAAGGACATCCTGTCCTCCTTTTTTCTGCCTTCCTGGCCATCTACCTGGCCATATTACTGGGCAATGGCCTTATTGTGGTGGTGACAACGCTGGACCCTGCTCTCCAtacccccatgtacttcttctTGCGCAGCCTCTCAGGGTTGGAGATCTGCTACACTTCAGTCACCCTTCCTAAAATGATGGCCAATCTTATCTTAGGGGACCTCTCTATCTCACTGATAGCCTGCGCTGCACAAATGTTCTTTATGCTCTTCCTGGGTGTCACAGAATGCCTCCTGCTAGTGGCCATGGCCTACGACCGCTATCTTGCCATCTGCCAGCCTCTCCATTACATGACCATCATGAGCCATAAGGTGCGGGTGGGGATGGTGGTCAGTTCCTTTGCCATTAGCCTTGTGGTGCACTTGTTGCAAATTGGGTTTGTCTTCTCCTTGCCTTTTTGTGGGCCCAATGAGATTGACCACTTCTTCTGCGACATCCCACCCATATTTCGCCTGGCATGTGCCGACCTGTATGCCAACGAGTTGGCTGTGTATGCAGAGAACATCCTTGTGGTGGTGCTCCCCTTTTTCCTCATAGTGACCTCCTATGCCCACATCACCAGAACCATCCTGCGCATGCCATCAGGCACAGGACGCCAGAAGGCCTTCTCCACTTGTTCATCCCACCTGATTGTGGTCAGTCTCTTCTATGGCTCAGGGATGCTTGTGTACTTGCACCCACAGACAGAGGACTCCTTGAAAGTTGACAAGTTCCTCTCTCTTTTCTACACAGTCATCATCCCCCTTTGCAATCCGCTCATCTACACTCTCAGGAACAGGGAGGTGAAGGTTGCCCTCACAAAACTGTTGTGTAGGAAAAGAGCTTTTGAGGTGGGCACAGGGTAA
- the LOC128399971 gene encoding olfactory receptor 10A7-like, which yields MDVGQAKHWENQSTVNEFILLGYQEYPAVLFIAFLAIYMAILLGNGLIVMVTTLDPALRTPMYFFLRSLSGLEMCYTSVTLPKMMANLISGNLSISLLACASQMFFLLFLGGTECFLLAAMAYDRYLAICLPLRYMTIMSHKVRVGMVVSSFAISLPVQMLQIGFIFSLPFCGPNEIDHFFCDIPPILSLACADLYASELTVYTNNFLFVIIPFFLILASYIHITRTILRLPSATGRQKAFSTCSSHLTVVILFYGSATVVYLRPKTPDSVKVDKLLSLLYTVIIPLCNPLIYTLRNREVKAAIRKLLGRK from the coding sequence ATGGATGTTGGACAGGCCAAGCACTGGGAGAACCAGAGCACAGTGAATGAGTTCATCTTGTTGGGATACCAAGAATATCCTGCTGTCCTCTTTATTGCCTTCCTGGCCATATACATGGCAATATTACTGGGCAACGGTCTTATTGTGATGGTTACAACACTGGACCCTGCCTTACGtacccccatgtacttcttcctgcGCAGTCTCTCAGGACTGGAGATGTGCTACACCTCAGTCACCCTTCCTAAAATGATGGCCAATCTAATCTCAGGGAACCTCTCCATCTCTCTACTAGCCTGTGCCTCACAGATGTTTTTCCTGCTTTTTCTGGGTGGGACCGAGTGCTTCCTACTGGCAGCCATGGCCTATGACCGCTATCTTGCCATCTGCCTGCCTCTCCGCTACATGACCATCATGAGCCATAAGGTGCGGGTGGGGATGGTAGTCAGCTCCTTTGCCATCAGCCTCCCTGTGCAGATGTTGCAAATTGGGTTCATCTTCTCCTTGCCTTTTTGTGGGCCCAATGAGATTGACCACTTCTTCTGCGACATCCCACCGATACTCAGCCTGGCATGTGCTGACCTGTATGCCAGCGAGTTGACTGTGTATACCAATAACTTTCTCTTTGTTATAATCCCCTTTTTCCTCATTTTGGCCTCCTATATACACATCACCAGAACCATCCTGCGCTTGCCATCAGCCACAGGACGCCAAAAGGCCTTCTCCACTTGCTCATCCCACCTTACTGTCGTCATTCTCTTTTATGGCTCTGCAACGGTCGTGTACCTGAGGCCCAAGACACCCGACTCTGTGAAAGTGGACAAGTTGCTTTCCCTGCTCTACACAGTCATCATTCCCCTCTGCAACCCGCTTATTTACACCCTGAGGAACAGGGAAGTGAAGGCAGCCATTAGGAAGCTATTAGGAAGGAAATAG